The genomic DNA tgttttttttttctttatagaGGTGGAAAAATACGTTTGCGTATCATCAGGACTATGCCCGGTATGTCGGACTCAGATGTTCAATACCGACTAAAAAACCTCCTCTGTCTCCGGCCTCTGCTTTCCCCACGGGATCCACCGCTAGGCATTACTTCGTGGGGAGAGGGTATAGCAATAGCTCTTCCTTTATATGCTTGAAGTCGCTACTTCTTTCCTTCTGGCTCTCTCTCTTTCTGTCGAACGCAAGTCTTGTAGAACTTTTTCacatctcatgctctgaaagtgggtcgttgttgttctaaaaggagcgcagaaagtgatacgtttatgctctagtgcagaaaagtgatgtactcctctgcgtccccgtcccacgaacaactgggtgaaaacaaaatggcaaaatagtgtctttatttcctcgcctggaacaattggtaattgtttaattttactaatcccacgttgatccttatttatcttttttataaaaaatgatgtaagtgaattgttaaaaacaaattacttattcttgatttctttcgttaaattctatttactcgatttcataaggcgggaaccaaaaggaatacaccaaaaatattttttttaaaccttacacttgcgtaaatgagcaaaggcagaatcttatacagccacaatTAAAcatttgtacgatattaaattgattttttgagttatttagcactatattcatgaaaataaaataaaatacaagataaaaattacttatattattaattaaattgttatttaatatttaaatattattttatgcaacagttttataagaggggtcaaaaaatgtgagtggcgtgggtaacaatgtgagccgaaggcgaacattgttaataaatacgccatgagcattttttgactacttatacaacgttgcatacaatgctttttctatgagtaggcaatattaaataaaatacaaaaaaaatataaacaaaattttatttatgaaaatgtcaatgtaaagtttggatagtaggtatttctatatgtatgtagctgttaaggattgtagtcttaaaataatttcgcctggcaacattatcgttcaaactttaaaaaaaaaatatattccctTCCCTTCTCGTATCGCGAATGTAACATGTCGGGCGCATCTCGCTGcgctagttattattttcgaatattatcgtctcggttcatctaaaagattcaatttcgtctgtaaactgtgtgtactcattgtggaaggctaatcagttgaagaagcactgctcctgctccgtttcggtgtccacgctggtccaggtaactcggattcgaggtaagtctagacgagccgaaggtctgagaagcctgcgccagcctccaccgagagctgcaccgtcatctacagctcagcaaggtgagtgcttttaccaattgacctagcctgtcctaagttccacggtatatcgtttcgtatctcgtctcgtatttcgtttgaatacagtccacataatttttaaatatcgaagtaaaataatcccCTTAACATTTTTTGGTCCCACGATCCGGATAACTTGTAAGGTGACCGTGGTTATTTTCGCTTTAAATATCAATTATTGTCAATAAATTGTTCATtgtaaaatcataaaaacattGGAGGGTAAGATTGAAACACTTGGCTTGGGCGTTTTTCCGTTAGTTAAACTATCGAGCGTTTAGTTCATGGACTAAAATTGTGTGTCGAATTAATTACGTTTCTGAACGCAACTTTTAGCTGTCATTTTTGACAAGTGTCAATTGAAAATCATAACATAACCTATCATATCAGTGTTATCGAATCAAatagttttgttgttgttttagtgattcaatatacatatttttacaaaataaacatgacACTTGGTGGGGATTCGTCCGAAAGTTTCGACAAGAGCCGTGTAGGTCGGGATTATGCGTTCGTGCGGATGGAGTATATAAAGAGTTCCGATCTGCAAGGTTATTGTTCACAAGATGTAATTAAACTTGAAAGTGAATTTCATGCCTTTCAAATTGAATTGCTTTCGGCGATTCCAGCTGGTGATAGGTCAAGTGAATTAGAAATATCATCACAGTTCGAACAAATGGTAAAATCCATAAAAATACGTTTAGCAGAAATAAAACCTGaagtgttaaataaaagtgacagttgcggTTCAAGTTCGAGTGTTAAATTAcctaaaattaatatagttccTTTCGATTCGAAAATTGAGAATTGGGTGTCGTTCATCCAGATCTTTGACTCGCTGATTCACAGTAAAAATATCCCGGCAGTAGAAAAACTGCACTATTTGTTGTCGAGTGTTACCGGCCATGCTTTcgacttaattaaaaattacccattatgtgatgaaaattatttaatggcctataacacactaaaattacattttgagaaaaaaagGGTGATTGccagtatattttatgaaaaaatattaaactgtgAGGCGGCGAAGTCCAAGACTGCATCGGAATTAGTTAGAGTTTGTCGAACCTTTAAGGAAAACTTAGAAATTTTATCAAAGTATCAATTGCCTGACAGGAACTTTATGTTATTTCATGCACTTTGGTCAAAATTAGATGTTAGTAGTaaggaagcttttgagttgcaacTTGAATCAAACACAGAAATTCCCAGTTATGAGgaattaatttcgtttattgAAAAGCGGAGCCAGGCATTAGAGAACAGCGTTGGTAAGTCGTTAACATTATCTAGTAAACCAGTGTATAGTAAGCCAGTGTCGAATAAGGCTAAGCCTGCTCTCCTTGTGCCGCCAGTGAGCAACTGTGCTATGTGTTCCGCACCGGGACACAAATTGGATAACTGTACTAAATTTTTGGAACTGCAGCCATTGGAAAGGTTTGCTCAGGTTAAGGAGAGGAGACTTTGCATACTTTGTTGTAGGCCATCACACTCGGTTAAAAATTGTAAATCATCGGTGACTTGTGGCATCTGTAAGCACAGACACCACACATTATTGCATTTCGATAAGGATAAGGAGTTGGAACCAACAGCTCCGCCAACCCAAGTGGCATTGGCTGTGCATAATGCAAATGCACCAAGTTTATTCTCGACAGCTATCgtgatgataaaaaataaatttaacaattttgtacCAATTCGAATGCTGATGGACAATGCCTCGGCTTGTAACTTTGTAACATTGAAGTGCGCTCAAAAACTTGGAATACCAATTAGAAATAATTCACCAACGGTGAACGGTGTTGGTCTGTCGTCGACTGACACTTTTGGAATTGTCGATTGTGAGATAGTTCCTTCGAATGGGGACTCCTCATGCAAATTTTCGTTTGAAGCGTTCGTGCTTCCCAAGATCTGCCATGATATGCCACCAGAACCACTGAATGTGTCTTCTTGGAGGCATCTGAAGGATTTAGATCTTGCTGATCCGTCTTTCCACAAATCTGGACCTATAGACATGTTGGTTAACGTCAACCTTTTCGCTGCTGCACTACAATCTGGCGTTGTCAAGGGCAACGCAGATGAGCCCATAGCTGTCCGCACTGTTTTCGGCTGGTTGGTGATGGGTGAGTGCCCTATAAACGTTAACACTTCTCGTTCTCGTTGTCATAAAGGTTCagaaggtgatactcagaggtgCTATCTCGTGTCGAGTCTATCATTAGACAATAATATCAAGCGCTTCTGGGAACTGGAAAGTGTAGATCCTCCCAAAAATATCGTTTTGTCGAAATTAGAAATGTCGTGTGAAAACCAAATGGAAACTTCATATTGTCGCACTCCCGAGGGTAGGATGGTCGTACCATTAACTTATGTCGACCCTCAGGATAAACCCAGGTTTTCAAATTCTCGTGAGATAGCTCTCAAGCGTCTCTTAAATTTAGAGAGGAAATTCAAATTGAATCCTCAGTTTCGGACAGCTTATGTCAATTTCATGGATGACTACCTTAGTTGTGGTCACATGGTGGAAGTTGATCCTCCCTTGTCGTCTGAAGGTCAGTTTTATTACATCCCCCACCACGGAATTTTGCGCCCTGACTCCTCCACTACTCCTCTTCGCTGTGTTTTTGACGCTAGCGCCCAGGATTCTTCAGGGAAGTCCTTGAACGATACACTGCTTGCCGGCCCTAAATTGCAAAATAACATATTTGACTTGCTGGCTCGTTTTCGATGGCATGCAGTAGTGCTCACCGGTGACATCAAACAAATGTACCGGCAGTTCCTTGTCGATTTACAGGACTGCGACTATCAGCGCATTTTGTGGCGCCCGTCACCTGATGATCCCGTGAAAGATTATCGTTTGCTCACAGTGACCTATGGTGTGTCCTGTGCTCCATATCAGGCGCTCTGGTGCATATCGAAATTAGCAAAGGAGTTTTCGTCTCGTGCTCCTCAAGGTGCTGCAGTGTTGGCTAGGGATGCGTATGTCGACGACGTTGTGTCAGGTGCAGACTCTGTCGAGGATGCGTTGGTGTTACGACAACAGTTGGTGGAAATATTATCGTCTGCTCAGCTTCATCTGCGCAAATGGACCTCTAACAGCCCTGAATTTCTAGGAAGTTTGCCTGGTTCAGAGCTGTACTCAGATCAACTTCACAATTTCGAAAACGTCCATGATTTATCGTTAAAAATTCTCGGTTTGTCGTGGCTTCCCAAGGAAGATACTTTCACATTCAAGACCTCCTTGAATGATTGTCGTTGTACGAAGCGATCGATCCTCTCGGACATCGCTCGTATTTTTGATCCTCTGGGTCTATTATCGCCTGTCGTGTTTTtcgcaaaatatttaattcaacTTCTATGGGTTTCTGGTGTCGATTGGGACAGCGAGGTGCCTATCGCTATCGCTCAAGAATGGCGTAAATTCAAGTCGCAATTGGCGGAAATGAGCTCGTTGTCCATTCCCCGTAGAATGGTTGTATCTTTCGTATCGTTACAGCTTCACGGGTACTGTGACGCCTCGGAGAAGGGTTACTGTGCTGTCATTTACTGTCGTGTCGTTCAAAATGACGGATCCGTTGTCGTGCGTCTTTGTTGCGCTAAAACGAAGGTGGCCCCACTTCGTAAATGTTCTATCCCGAGATGTGAGCTGTTAGCTGCTGTCTTGTTGTCGGATTTGATTGTCTCGTTTACAGAAGCTCTAAAAGATTTTCACACTTTTGATGATATCCACGCTTGGTCAGATTCTACTGTCGCGCTGACTTGGATTCGTTCGTGTCCATCAAAGTGGAAAACTTTTGTGGCTAATAGGGTTGCGCACATACAAGAGAACGTCCCCCCTGAAAATTGGCACCACGTGTCTGGTTCGGATAATCCAGCGGATTGCGGCTCCCGCGGTTTGTTACCTGCTGATTTAATCCAGAATACGCTATGGTGGGCGGGGCCTACTTGGCTGTCTAATCCTCAAGAATCTTGGCCGCAATCTGAGATCCTTTCTGATCAAGCCGCTTCGAACGAGCAAAAAATCTATAGTTTGTTCACAGACTCTAATATATCGTTGATTGACAACATCTTAAGCAGATTCTCGTCTTTACAACGCATATTGCGTATTTTCGCTTATTGTTTTCGGTTCATGCATAACTTGCAAAAATCATTGCCGAAAATCACAGATCCGAACCTGTCGTCTGAAGAAATTACGAAAGTTCTTCACTTTCTCGTGAAACATGTCCAGGAGCGAGCTTTCGCTTCAGAATTGCGGTGCTTGTTGACAGATAAGTCACCCCACTCTCTATCGAAGCCCATGcggaaattggcgccgtttgtGGATGAGCGTGGAATGCTAAGGGTGGGCGGTCGCCTTTCTAAAGGAGACCTGTCGTTCGATGTGAAACATCCACTATTATTGCCTCGTGATCACAGGTTGACTACGTTGATCATTGAGGATTACCATCACCGGTTTATGCACCCTGGATTGCAAACATTGCAAAATTTATTAGCCCAAGAATTCTGGGTTCTATCGGCAAGAAGGGCTATAAACTCGGTTATTTCATCTTGTATGAAGTGCTTTCGCGCTCGGCCTAAAGTGGCATCTCCTCCAATAATGGGCAACTTACCATCGTTTcgaattaatcaaattaaaccATTTTCGTCAGCGGCAGTAGATTACGCTGGTCCCTTTGATACTTGTTTGGCCCGGGGCCGTGGTCTACGCACATTTAAATCGTATATTTGCGTTTTCGTATGCACTGCCACCAAAGCAGTACATCTTGAGCTGGCCTCAGAGCTCACCACAGAGGCATATCTCGCAGCTCTGCGCCGTTTCATTTCGCGCCGCGGTCGGTGCTCTAGGCTGATCTCGGATCAGGGTAGAAACTTTATTGGCGCATCCAATATGCTCCAAGAATTCATGGCCAAGGCTTCACGTGCAGAACAAATAAATTTCGTTTTTAACCCGCCCGGCAGCCCACATTTCTCGGGGTTAGCCGAGGCTGGTGTAAAGTCAGTAAAGACACATCTCGCTCGCGTCGTGAGCTCTCAGCGCCTTACATTTGAGGAATTCTATACCATTTTGACCCAAATTGAGGCGATGCTGAACTCACGGCCTTTGTCCCCTGTCAGCTCGGACCCAAACGACCTGTCAGTTTTGACCCCCGGACATTTCCTTACTTTGGAGCCGCTCACCATATTGCCTGAAAGCAACATGGTAGATGCGAAATTAGGTCCACTTCAGAGATggaaattattacaaaagatcCATCAAGATTTCTGGCGCAAGTGGCACCTCGAATATTTGCACACATTGCAGCAACGCCACAAATGGTTCGATGGTCAGAAAAACATTGTCGTCGGGACGCTCGTGCTCATTGTCAATGAGCAATGTAGCCCCATGAAGTGGAAAATTGGCCGGGTGGTACAACTCCATCCAGGAAGTGACGGGATTTGTCGAGTTGTCACAGTTCGCACAGAATCGGGCGAACTTAAACGTCCGATAGTTAAACTGTGTCCCTTACCTTTGCAAAACTAGTGTTAATTCACTATCATATAGTcataagtattaattttatcgtagatttagattaaagtaaaaaatatatagtaatagGAAAATAAACCCTGAGCCATATCGATTCTATTTTATCCTCAGTTGACAATAACAGTACAAACTTGTGGAAAATACGTTGTATTTTGGTGGGCGGAAAATGTTAAGGATTgtagtcttaaaataatttcgcctggcaacattatcgttcaaactttaaaaaaaaaatatattccctTCCCTTCTCGTATCGCGAATGTAACATGTCGGGCGCATCTCGCTGcgctagttattattttcgaatattatcgtctcggttcatctaaaagattcaatttcgtctgtaaactgtgtgtactcattgtggaaggctaatcagttgaagaagcactgctcctgctccgtttcggtgtccacgctggtccaggtaactcggattcgaggtaagtctagacgagccgaaggtctgagaagcctgcgccagcctccaccgagagctgcaccgtcatctacagctcagcaaggtgagtgcttttaccaattgacctagcctgtcctaagttccacggtatatcgtttcgtatctcgtctcgtatttcgtttgaatacagtccacataatttttaaatatcgaagtaaaataatcccCTTAACagtagctcttgtctgcgacaagcacccataataccaaatattactgcaacctgtaacaagaaaaaggagaattaaataatattcagttacaatgcaaaaatataaaatgtacataaatatagctcgttgtactgtgtaccctaaaaatgtgtatcaaaattttttataacatatataccaaccttgcttaaaagatagatctgatccggtgcttccaattagtctttgaaaatacaccaaagacgttttcagagaatgacgaagttttgtgctccaatctccacgccatgcacttctcataagatttgtcgtataggtgctgagatttagtacttaggcaacaaattttcggtcgctgcttgtgctgcagcggatatttcttcaggtgtagaaacaatgtagtcctcttggtccattttcaacactttttatgaacgcaaaataaatagtaacgcaaagtactcaaagaacaagaaattaccgggaaaggcgggaaacgagaaacaaacgagtaatgtctatggttatgttttttttaaagccgttacacactaccgcaccgcaccagggtcgtggtgctgtagggtataaaagtattttttattatgttggtagcaatgaactcagtacaaatttgtttcttttttaataaaaaccatatgcattcaatcgtttgtcacgttggtagcaatgtaccggtatgtgccacctgctaccctgcactagcttaccgtatcgtaatgtctctaaaacgatacaagtgcttttttgggcaatagactatagacttttaaggagtattaataatgtacgccCTTATacgttcgttcgtgactatgtaaatgacacataaaagtacccgagtagaaaaatacttttattatgttattacgtggcGCGGCGCACCAAATaagtcgcggtgcggtccggtagtctgttgcggcttttagatcgaaaaagtataaaattaaaaagtaagaggcaatcccgctgattttcatactataatgaacaaatcatttttaaaattactgcagtttattaaaaaatgtgtgttttcgtaaatattgcaatctaaatgattttcgcttggggttattaatcttcacacatgtaaagtcttcgattgcaagtaagtcctaaggaaataaatcatggccgtagatctattaggtacttccattactgattttgcgaaattgccttgtcttgtttgatttcctcgcattcgatatgaaaagtagagtgtttaactcgggtgaaaggcaccatttctgtctcggactattggcgctctcactgcgttcgagcgccaaactacctcgacagaaatgggtgcctttcaacccttggttaacaatctactttTGTTGCAAAAACGTTCGTCGCGACCCAGGCCGTCTTTGATGTTAGCATTGCTCCTATTAATGTCTCTTTAAGGACAGTCTCCAGAGCATTTCGTACCAGGTTGAAACGGGGACACGCAAAGAACACGTGCTCCGCGTCTTCAACAACTCCAGGACAAGTCGGGCACTCCGGAGAGTCTTCATGTTTGAAACGATGAAGATACGCCCGAAAGCAGCCATGACCCGAAATCATCTGTGTCAAATAGTAGTTGACTTCACCATGGTTCCGACTCAGCCAGACATTTACCTGTGGAATAAGACGATATGTCCACCTGCCCGTTGTTGCGGTATCCCACTGTGTTTGCCATCGACGTATGCTGCGTTGCCGCTCTTCAGTTCTCAGTTCATCAGGGCTCGACGTAGATGACTTCCGTCGTCTGTAAAGCGCTTGTCTTTCCTTGGCTAGCACAGCGATAGGCAGCATTCCAGCTATGACACAAACCGCTTCCTCAGACACCATGCGGAAGGCACTGGCTACTCTCAGGGCACTGAGCCTATATACTGATGCGATTTTTCTTCTTGTTTCTTTTGTACCGAGGCCGTCAGTCCAGATGGCCACTCCATACGTAAGCACTGACGTGACGACTGACGATAGTAGTATCCTCCTGGTCTGTTTCGGGCCTCCAACATTTGGCATCAGTCGTGATAAACTTGCCCTCACTGCCGACGCCTTAGCGCTTACATACTCTACTTGCTGCTTGAAATTGAGTCGGGCATCAATCATTACTCCCAAATATCTAATGAATGGCTGTGACGTAATTTCATGTTCTCCAACTTTAAGTTTGATGGTTTCCACCTTTTTTCTACTAGTGATAAGCACTGCCTCGGTCTTGTGTTCAGCTAGACGCAAGTTCACCGTTGCCATCCACTGGTTAATTTTTTCAAAAGTCAAGTCAAAGTGGTAATTAATCTCAGCGAGATACTTCGCGACGATGACAACGGCCACATCATCCGCATACGCCACCAGTTTGACATTCTCTGGTAGTACTAGATCCAGTAGGCCATCATACATGATATTCCATAAGAGCGGGCCCAGGACCGAACCTTGTGGTACACCTCCAGTTATTTTATGTTCCTTGGGGCCGTTTTTCGTGTCGTATTTCAGAAGCCTATCTGTGAAGTAGCTCGTAACCATTTTACGCAGGTATCCCGGTACGCTTTTCCTTTCAAGGGCCCGCATAACGCAATTCCAATTGGCGGAATTGAAGGCGTTCTTTATGTCTAAGGTAGCCACCAAGCAATACTTCTTAGTGCCACCCTTCCATCGAGTCCCTGCGATTGCATCTTTGGCTGTCGATACGACTAGATTGATAGCATCTAGGGTTGATCGTCCTTTTCTGAAGCCATACTGGCTACTGGCAAGAAACGGCTCGACTGCTGCTTCGATCCTTTGATGGATTATCCTTTCCAATATCTTACCCGCTGTATCTAGCATGCATAGTGGGCGATAGGAGGATGGTTCATTTGGTGGTTTCTTTCCTTTAGGGAGTAGTACCAGTCTCTGCTGCTTCCACTTACGGGGAAAAGTGCCTTCTTTGAGACATGTGTCATAGACTTCCAGAAACAATGCCGGTGCTGCCTTGATCGCTGTTTTTAGTGCAATGTTTGGAACTCCATCTAGTCCTGGGGCTTTATTATTTCCGACTCGGCTACACGCTTCCATCAATTCGCGCTCCGTAATAGGCGGAATTTGTTCGGATTCGCACTGAATTAGTGGGTCACAATATTCTCTTTGCTGAGGGAAGAGCGCCGTGACTATCTTCTCTAATTGATTAGGGCATGTTGGTGTTAACATTGGCTGACATTTCAGGCGGGTCATGACCACCTTATACGGCCTGCCCCATGGATCCTTCTCCACTTCGTTGATAAGATCCTCCCAGCATTTTCTCTTACTATCCTTGATGGCCTTTTTCAGTTTTCGACGTGTCATTTTGTACTCTGCCACCAGTTCCTCAGAGTTTGGTCGTCGATAGCCACGCTGAGATAGTCTTCTTTTCCTGAGGCACTCTGTATGGAGAGCACTGATATGCTCATTCCACCAGTGCACCGAAGGACGTTGATTTCTGCCTGATTTTCGTGGCATACTCGCATCGCAAGCCTGGGCAACTTTCATCATAAGGATTTCGGTCTTTTTCTCAGTATTTCCAACGATAATCGGGTCACTATCTAAGGCTATTTCAAAAGTAACTGTGTCAAATGATTTAACTTTCCACCCCGTCGCGTTGGTTTGCCTGTTCGCTCTTCTAGGATTTTGGCCAGTCGATATTTCCCAGAGTATTGCGCGATGATCACTGGCTGTGTAACTATCCATCACTTTCCAAAATAAGCTTCTTTTAGTTAGGCTGCTGCTGACAAATGTGAGATCTATAATTGAGCTTGCCTCTCCTCTGGTGTATGTTGGTGTATCACCACTGTTAAGCAGGACCACATCGAGCTTGGCCATAGCCTCAAGTAGCGCCCTCCCCCGTGCGTTAGTCGCCTTGCTGCCCCAGTCTATTGCCCAGGAGTTAAA from Cydia fagiglandana chromosome 21, ilCydFagi1.1, whole genome shotgun sequence includes the following:
- the LOC134675327 gene encoding uncharacterized protein LOC134675327, producing MCSAPGHKLDNCTKFLELQPLERFAQVKERRLCILCCRPSHSVKNCKSSVTCGICKHRHHTLLHFDKDKELEPTAPPTQVALAVHNANAPSLFSTAIVMIKNKFNNFVPIRMLMDNASACNFVTLKCAQKLGIPIRNNSPTVNGVGLSSTDTFGIVDCEIVPSNGDSSCKFSFEAFVLPKICHDMPPEPLNVSSWRHLKDLDLADPSFHKSGPIDMLVNVNLFAAALQSGVVKGNADEPIAVRTVFGWLVMGECPINVNTSRSRCHKGSEGDTQRCYLVSSLSLDNNIKRFWELESVDPPKNIVLSKLEMSCENQMETSYCRTPEGRMVVPLTYVDPQDKPRFSNSREIALKRLLNLERKFKLNPQFRTAYVNFMDDYLSCGHMVEVDPPLSSEGQFYYIPHHGILRPDSSTTPLRCVFDASAQDSSGKSLNDTLLAGPKLQNNIFDLLARFRWHAVVLTGDIKQMYRQFLVDLQDCDYQRILWRPSPDDPVKDYRLLTVTYGVSCAPYQALWCISKLAKEFSSRAPQGAAVLARDAYVDDVVSGADSVEDALVLRQQLVEILSSAQLHLRKWTSNSPEFLGSLPGSELYSDQLHNFENVHDLSLKILGLSWLPKEDTFTFKTSLNDCRCTKRSILSDIARIFDPLGLLSPVVFFAKYLIQLLWVSGVDWDSEVPIAIAQEWRKFKSQLAEMSSLSIPRRMVVSFVSLQLHGYCDASEKGYCAVIYCRVVQNDGSVVVRLCCAKTKVAPLRKCSIPRCELLAAVLLSDLIVSFTEALKDFHTFDDIHAWSDSTVALTWIRSCPSKWKTFVANRVAHIQENVPPENWHHVSGSDNPADCGSRGLLPADLIQNTLWWAGPTWLSNPQESWPQSEILSDQAASNEQKIYSLFTDSNISLIDNILSRFSSLQRILRIFAYCFRFMHNLQKSLPKITDPNLSSEEITKVLHFLVKHVQERAFASELRCLLTDKSPHSLSKPMRKLAPFVDERGMLRVGGRLSKGDLSFDRQ